In Mauremys reevesii isolate NIE-2019 linkage group 8, ASM1616193v1, whole genome shotgun sequence, a single genomic region encodes these proteins:
- the CCNG1 gene encoding cyclin-G1, with amino-acid sequence MIEMLVTTEAQELLDQLNALLEQELRYQPKASGLRLIETAHDNGLRMTARLRDFEVKDLLSLTQFFGFNTETFSLAVNFLDRFLSKMKVQPKHLGCVGLSCFYLAVKATEEERNIPLATDLIRISQYRFTVSDMMRMEKIVLEKLYWRVKATTAFQFLQLYHFLIHENLPCERRKRLNFERLEAQLKACHCRIMFSKVKPSVLALSILALEIEEKKLLELNEAIECLQIHSKTNSRDLTFWKELVLKCLAEYSSNKCSKPNVQKLKWIVSGRTARQLKHSYYRISHLPTIPETGS; translated from the exons ATGATTGAAATGCTTGTAACAACTGAAGCTCAGGAATTGCTAGATCAGCTCAATGCTCTGTTGGAACAAGAGTTAAGATATCAACCAAAGGCTTCTGGACTGAGACTAATTGAAACTGCTCATGACAATGGCCTCCGAATGACTGCAAGGTTGCGAGACTTTGAAGTAAAAGATCTCCTCAGCTTAACTCAATTCTTTGGCTTCAATACAGAAACATTTTCTTTAGCTGTGAATTTCTTAGACAGGTTTCTGTCAAAAATGAAG GTGCAGCCTAAGCACTTAGGCTGTGTTGGACTAAGCTGCTTCTACCTGGCTGTGAAAGCAacagaagaagaaagaaacatTCCCTTAGCCACTGACTTAATTCGAATAAGCCAGTACAGGTTCACTGTATCTGACATGATGAGAATGGAGAAAATTGTGTTAGAGAAGCTATACTGGAGAGTCAAAGCTACAACTGCCTTTCAGTTTCTACAACTCTATCACTTTCTCATCCATGAGAATTTACCTTGTGAAAG AAGAAAGCGTCTTAATTTTGAGAGACTTGAAGCCCAGCTTAAGGCATGTCACTGCAGAATCATGTTCTCTAAAGTCAAG CCTTCTGTTTTGGCATTATCTATATTGGCACTAGAGATCGAAGAAAAGAAACTGCTAGAGTTGAATGAAGCGATAGAATGCCTTCAGATACATTCCAAG ACAAATAGCAGAGACCTAACTTTCTGGAAGGAGCTGGTATTAAAGTGCCTTGCAGAATACTCATCAAACAAGTGTTCAAAACCAAATGTTCAGAAGCTGAAGTGGATTGTGTCAGGACGTACCGCACGGCAGCTGAAGCATAGCTACTACAGAATCTCACATCTCCCCACAATCCCAGAGACTGGCTCGTAA
- the NUDCD2 gene encoding nudC domain-containing protein 2 → MSGPFEERSGAVPCATPWGCWYQTLEEVFIEVQVPPGTRAKDIQCSLHSRHLALAVRGQEVLKGKLFDCTIADEGTWTLEDRKLIRIVLMKTNRDAGNCWTSLLENEYAADPWVQDQMQRKLTLERFQRENPGFDFSGAEISGNYSKGGPDFSKLEK, encoded by the exons ATGTCGGGCCCCTTTGAGGAGCGGAGCGGGGCGGTGCCCTGCGCGACGCCCTGGGGCTGCTGGTACCAGACTCTGGAGGAGGTGTTCATCGAGGTGCAGGTCCCGCCGGGCACCCGGGCGAAGGACATCCAGTGCAGCCTGCACAGCCGGCACCTGGCGCTGGCCGTGCGCGGGCAGGAGGTGCTCAAG GGTAAACTATTTGACTGTACAATAGCTGATGAAGGGACATGGACGTTAG AAGACAGAAAATTGATACGTATTGTTCTAATGAAGACAAATAGAGATGCTGGAAATTGTTGGACCTCTCTGTTAGAAAATGAGTATGCTGCTGATCCTTGGGTACAGGACCAGATGCAGAGGAAACTTACACTGGAGAGATTCCAAAGAGAG AATCCtggctttgacttcagtggggcagaaATTTCTGGGAACTACAGCAAAGGGGGTCCCGACTTTTCCAAActtgaaaaataa